CCGTAATAATTGAAATTGATGTTTGTAGTCGCCGTGTTTGTGTCGGTTTCTCCGCGTGCGAACGATGTCGGCACGGGGTCGCCGGGCAGCAAGTAATCGTGCCAGTCATACCAAGCCGGTTTTGTGCCGACGCCGTTTAGCTCATTGCCGAGAGACCACATGGCCACGCTCGGCTCATTGATGTCGCGCGACACCATCTCCTTGATCACCCAATCTGACCACATGGTGTGCGCGGGCTGTGCCTCCGGCGCGCCGGGCCAGTCCGAGGGCACCTCGACAAGGAAAAAATTGCCAAAATCATATGCGGCTTTTGTGCCGCCCCATCCGTCGAATGCCTCTTCAACGACGACAATGCCAAGTTCTGAGCACAGATCGATACAGGCCTTGGACGGAGGGTTGTGAGATGTGCGCAGCGCGTTTATGCCCATCGACTTGCAGATGAGCAGTTCGCGTTTCAAAGCGTCGTAGCTTTCGACGCCGCCCAAGGCCCCGACGTCGTGGTGGTTATTGACGCCGTTCAGTTTCAAGTGTTCGCCGTTCACGAAGAATCCTTTTTCAGGGTCGGCCTGAAAATATCTGAAACCGTATTTGTACGCGGCGCTGTCGACAAGTACGGGACCCCCGCCCGCGTCGAAAAATAAATCGGCCGTGATAGTATAACGGTACGGGTCGTCCGTGGACCACAGGTGAACGTCTGAAAGCACAAAATTGTCGTCCAGCTGATAGGTGCCCTCAGCGCCGCATATCACCGGCGCTGAATCGCTCGACAAAACGAGTGCGCCCGATGCGTCATATACGTTTGTTTTTATCGAGAGGCTACCCTTCGCGCCGACATACGCTTTCGCGGTTACGCGAACGGCGGGCGATTTGGTTTTGAAGTCGTTCTCTATGGTGGGCGTGGTGATGACGACGCCGTGCCGAGCATACCTTGCCTGCTGTTCCGTGACGACAAGGCTGACCGGACGGGTGATGCCGGTACCCGTATACCAACGGCCGGACGGCGACATATTTTGCACTTTGACGACAACCACATTGGGAGCTGCCGTGCCATAGTGAAGGAATTCGGTTATATCATACGAAAATCCCGTGTAGCCATTGGGATAATTGCCGACAAGCGTGCCGTTCACATACACGACGGAGTTTTGATAAACGCCCTCAAAATCAATCGTGATCGTCTTGCTGCGCAAAGATTCGGAGACGACAAAGGTTTTTCTGTACCAACCGAGGCCGGCCCCTATGTAGCCGTGGTTGGCCGAAGTACCGCCCGATACCTTTTCTCCCTCAATGCTGAAATCATGGGGCACGGTTACGGTGCGCCATGCGCTGTCATTAAACGCGGGGGTTATTACATCCGCCGTTGTCACGCCGCCCGCATCCGCCAGGCCATAAAGCCTGAAGTTGGCGGCATTGTTTGCGCCTTGAGCGACGCTTGGCGTGCGCGTCGCAAGGAAGAACTTCCAATTGTCGTTAAAATCAATCACACAAGGCGCGCCGGCTTCGTCGATTTGTTCGGTAACGATAGCGGCGTCTTCCGAAGCGCCGTCCGGAGCGGCGGATACATAGGCCGAAAACATGGACGTCATCGACAGACACATCATCAGCGACATGACAAGACTGACAGCTTTTTTCATAGACATATGATCATACCTTTCTCAACTTCAGCTCTTATTTGTCTATTCGTCGGGTTCTTTTTTCCTGCGGCGAACGTTCCTGTGATTTTTAAGAAAAGCTGCGGGGAAAAAGCTTGAAATGTGAAAACTGTTGTGCTATAATGAAGACCGTTGGTATCCGGGTGTGGCGCAGCTTGGTAGCGCGCTTGAATGGGGTTCAAGAGGCCGCAGGTTCGACTCCTGTCACTCGGACCAATCGTGAAATCCTTCAACCGCTTGTGTTTCAAGCGATTGGGGGATTTCTTCTTTGGTGCGAAACAGTGTGCGCGCGGTGATTGAGGATGAATTTGGGCTCCTCACTGTCCGCAGCATTTCTTGTATTTTTTGCCGCTCCCGCAGGGACAGGGATCGTTGCGCCCGATTTTCGGCCCTGTCCTGCGTACGGTTTGTGTGGGAGTTGGTGGACCGGACTCCTCATTGTCGTCAAATTCTGCGAGATCCCATCCTTCTTTGGTAAGAATCTTCATTCGCCAATACAGCAGCTTTTGTGTGTCTCGGGTATGCAGAACCTGATTGAAAAAGTCGGCGTGGAGAGCGTATAAGTGGGGATATTCCTTGCGCAGCCGCAAAAGCTTCGAGCGATAGGCGTTTTTCTCTGCTAAAATATGGGCTTCCATAGCGACCAGATTGAGCTTACACTGCTCACAGTCGCAGTCGTTGTTTAGCGTGGCAAAAAGGTCGTGGAACAGGGAGGGAAAGCCATGTTCCATGAGCGATTCTATCTCTACCACACGGTTTGCTTCCGCAAGCTGTTCTTGCAGGTCGGCGTCAATGTGCGGAAGCATCGCCGCCATTTCCTGTATGTACTTAACAAAAGCCGGTTTGTGCATCTCCCGCGCGCTTTCCAGCAAAAAACAAACAGTTTGTGCCGGATCCTCATGCTGGCCACCGCCGGCGCGCATGACACGGACGATTTTGTCTAAATACCGTTCCGCCGCCTCCATGTCGCTTTGCGCGTGAAATACAGCAGCATGAGCATAGAGCCGAATGCTTTCTATCCCACGCTCTTCCATCGCGCGCAAACCCCGTTCACAGACGAGCTGCGCTTCTGCCCGGTCGGGTGAATTCTGATGGAAATTGAGCAGCGCTCCCCAATACTCGGCGTTGCCGCCGTCGAGTTCCAGCGCTTGCCGGTACTGTGCGTGTGCTTTTTTATTCCAGCCGCGGTGGTCATAGTCCAAAGCGAGCTTGTAGGCGTACTCCGCGTTTCTCGGCTCTTTCTTGCAGAGTTTTTCCCATGTGGAGATCGCCTTGCCAATCTTCCCCTGCCTTTCAAAGGCGCGGGCCAATGCTGCCTGCGCCTGCGTAAGTTCGGGGTGCAGCTTCAGAGTTTGTTCGTATACATCAGCGGCCTGGGCGTGGCGGCCAAGGCGTTCAAGGTTCTCCGCCTGCTCAAAAAGATAAGCTGCGAGCTTCGGCAAAGAGCGGTTTTGGTCGTATGCGGCCCGCTTTCTCTCATTCGAAAGAATGTCATATGCGGCCCGCAGTCTTTTGTATTCTTCCGGAAACCGCTCCGGGGGATATTTTTTTACAAGCGTGTAATAAGCCCGCTTGATCTGCTGTGCATCCGCCGTTTTTTCCACGCCGAACCACTCATAATAATTTTCCTTCATTTACCACAACCCCCAAAGGGATTTCGCGCGCTTTGCCGTTTCCCTGAGATATTCCGACGCTTCGACTCCGCCTCGGTCCTTTTCCTCCGCCAAGGCAAATAGTCTGCCTGCCTCGGCGTAGCGCTTTGCTCCGGCCAAGATGCACCCTCGTATGTTCAACAACCGCACGCTTTGGTGCGGAATCTTCTCCGCCGCTTTCAGAGCCGCCCGCCATTTACCGCGCCGGATAAGCCGCTCTACCGTCTCCAGTCCGGCTTTTGTGAGCGCTCGCGCCTCCGACGCCCCGCCTGCCAGATCGGGAAATTCCGCGAGAATTTTTGCCGCGTCCTCCGTATTCCCCAGTTCAAGAAGACAAAGTCCCAGCAGTCTACGGGCCTTCGCTTGTCCTTCGTCCAGCGAGAAGGCGCAAAACGAGAGCCGTGCGGCTCCGCTCAGATCCCCCCGCTCCGCCGCCGAAAGCGCAAGCAGATAGTACTTGCGGCCAAGTTCCTCCATCAATGCGCTGCCTCCAATGCTTCCAGAAGAGCCATAAGTTCCTCCCGCAGAGCCTCGGCCTGTTCTCCGCGCTCCAGAAGCAAAGCTTCTTTGAGCTGCTGCACCAGCACTTCAAGTTCGCCGGCGCCTTCCACCTCGGCCGCTATCAGCTTCTCCGCTTTGCGTACAATAGGGCGGTAGCGTTTCGCGCTGGAGGCACTTCCCCATTTGGAAAGATCCAATGCTGGCAGCGGCTCCACACCGGTGGTACTGATTTCGGCGGAGACCTCATTTCTTGTGGATATCGCCTTCGCCTTGACCTGTAAAATACCGTTCATATCATAGGAAAAAGTTACCTCCACCGGTTCCTTGCCCCGACGGGCGGGAGGGATCCCGGTGAGCTGTACTTTTCCGAGGTGCTCGTTGTTTTCCGGATCCAGCGACTCTCCCTGGTATGCCTCGATTGTCACAGAGGACTGGTAATCCCGAGCGGGAAAGTAAATTTTAGAGACATCGGCCGGTACGGGGGTGTTACGGGGAATGACCGGGTCGAATACGATTCTGTCGCCGTACATACCCTCCAGCAGCACCGCCGTGCCCAATGTGTAGGGACACACGTCGGTCAGCACGAGTTCCGCGCGGCCGTCCAAGCTGCCGTCTAAAATGGCTGCCTGTATGGCCGCGCCCCGGGCAACCGTCAGATCCGGGTCAACCAACAAGCGGGGAACGATGTTCAGGGTGTCTGCCACCAGTTGTTTTACGCAGGGGATGCGGGTGGAACCGCCCGCCAGCAGTACAATCTCCAAATCCGCCGGAGACAGCCCCGCGTCAGACAGCGCCGACAGCATAAGCGCTCTGGTGGATTCGATCTTTTCCCGTATCAGGCCGTCGAAATCAGCTCTTGTAACGGTTTTCTCCACTGAAACCGGCGCTCCGCCAGCGGAGGAAAACAAAAAAGGCAGGGATATCTCATAGCTTTCTTCTGTGCTCAGCGCGCGTTTGCATTCCTCCGCCGCCTTTTTCAGCCGCATAAGGGCGCGCGCGTCCCCGCCCGGGTCGGCGAGGAAACACATAAGGGCCTCGTCGAAGTCCTTGCCGCCCAGATGATTGTTTCCGGCGCCGGCCTTGACGTCAATAACGCCTTCGAACAATTCCAGCACTGTGATGTCCAGCGTGCCGCCGCCAAGGTCGTACACCAGTATGTTTTTGCACTGCGAAAGATTTTCCAGGCCATAATCCAGTGCGGCCGCCGTGGGCTCGTTGAGTATGCGTTCCACTGTGAGCCCCGCGAGCTCACCGGCCTTCACTGTGGCCCGGCGCTGGACGTCGGTAAAATAGGCCGGCACGGTGATGACGGCACGGCTGATCGTTTCGCCCAGGTATTTTTCCGCGCATTCGGTGAGATGGCGCAGAAGATAGCTTTGAAGTTCCTCAGGGGAATATTTTTTGCCGTGGGCACACAGGGTCTGTCCGCCGCCTGTCATCCGTTTGATCTCCATAAAGGTGCAGTCTGGACGGGTGAGCAGATATTCGACGGCAGGTTCTCCCACCAGGATTTCACCGTCCACGCCGATATGCACCACCGACGGCGTTATCACCTTCCCCAGACTGTTCGGGATCAAGACCGGCTTTCCGTCTATAACGCACGCGATTTCCGACGTGGATGTTCCCAGATCGATACCAACAATCCTATTCATCCGTTTTGTCTCCCATCCCTTTACTTAATATCACAACGGCTTTTCGCACAACCGCCCCAAGATATCGGTAGCCGCTTTGCAGCACCCGCGCCACATGCTCGCGCGGAACGGATGAAACCACCGCCGACCGTACCGTATGAATCTCCGGGTCCAGCGGCTGGCCGTCCGCCCCCAAGCGGACAAAGCCGTAGCGCTCCAGCAGGCTCCCTGAATTGCGCCACATCATCCAAGCCTGTTTATCCAGCCCGGCGTCTCCGCTGTCCCGAGCGTATGCACAAAAATCCTCAAGAATATCGCACAGACCCACGACCGCGTCCGCCAGAGCGTCGGCGCGCCGTTTCTCGGACCGCATCGCATCTTGCAGCGCAGTGGTATCCATGTTTCCAACGATATCGTATATTTCCTCCACCTGCATAGAAAGCTCCGATTGCTTTTTGCGCAGTGACGTCAATGTCCGCTGCCCATCCAAAGCGATTTCGGCAAACTCGTTTTCAGGCAGAGGCCTCGTTTCCTGTTCCAGCAACATAGTAAGCGCCCGCTTGAAATCAAACATACACGTGAAGCCGCCTTTCTATAACGAGCTGCACACGGGCCGCAACGGGCCAAAACCTTCCCGGGCGTTGTGCGGCCCGGGAGGATTTTGGCCCGTATGATGACCGCTTTCAGCAGACGAACGTCTTGGCGGCCTCAAATTCCTTTTGGATCTCGCGGCTCGGCGGCGGCGTCAGCAGCGACACGATGACGATGGCCGCACAGGAGAGCAGGAAAGCGGGCAGCAGCTCATAGATGCCAAACGCGCCGCCCAGCGGTTTGATGAGTAAATTCCAGATGAACACCATGGCCCCGCCCGTGACCACCCCGGCCACCGCGCCGGCGTGGGTGCAGCGTTTCCAGAAGAGGGAGAACAAAACGAGCGGCCCGAAACTGGCGCCGAAACCCGCCCAGGCGAAGCTGACGACAGTGAAGATGACGCTGTTCTCGTTCAGCGCAACGAGTATGCCCGCCACAGCCACGGCCAGCAGCGTGATGCGGCTGACAAGCATCACCTGTTTGTCGGTCGCGTTCTTTTTGATCACACCCTGAAAGAGATCCTTCGCTACGGCGC
This region of Oscillospiraceae bacterium genomic DNA includes:
- a CDS encoding Hsp70 family protein, which encodes MNRIVGIDLGTSTSEIACVIDGKPVLIPNSLGKVITPSVVHIGVDGEILVGEPAVEYLLTRPDCTFMEIKRMTGGGQTLCAHGKKYSPEELQSYLLRHLTECAEKYLGETISRAVITVPAYFTDVQRRATVKAGELAGLTVERILNEPTAAALDYGLENLSQCKNILVYDLGGGTLDITVLELFEGVIDVKAGAGNNHLGGKDFDEALMCFLADPGGDARALMRLKKAAEECKRALSTEESYEISLPFLFSSAGGAPVSVEKTVTRADFDGLIREKIESTRALMLSALSDAGLSPADLEIVLLAGGSTRIPCVKQLVADTLNIVPRLLVDPDLTVARGAAIQAAILDGSLDGRAELVLTDVCPYTLGTAVLLEGMYGDRIVFDPVIPRNTPVPADVSKIYFPARDYQSSVTIEAYQGESLDPENNEHLGKVQLTGIPPARRGKEPVEVTFSYDMNGILQVKAKAISTRNEVSAEISTTGVEPLPALDLSKWGSASSAKRYRPIVRKAEKLIAAEVEGAGELEVLVQQLKEALLLERGEQAEALREELMALLEALEAAH
- a CDS encoding tetratricopeptide repeat protein, with translation MMEELGRKYYLLALSAAERGDLSGAARLSFCAFSLDEGQAKARRLLGLCLLELGNTEDAAKILAEFPDLAGGASEARALTKAGLETVERLIRRGKWRAALKAAEKIPHQSVRLLNIRGCILAGAKRYAEAGRLFALAEEKDRGGVEASEYLRETAKRAKSLWGLW
- a CDS encoding DnaJ domain-containing protein, producing the protein MKENYYEWFGVEKTADAQQIKRAYYTLVKKYPPERFPEEYKRLRAAYDILSNERKRAAYDQNRSLPKLAAYLFEQAENLERLGRHAQAADVYEQTLKLHPELTQAQAALARAFERQGKIGKAISTWEKLCKKEPRNAEYAYKLALDYDHRGWNKKAHAQYRQALELDGGNAEYWGALLNFHQNSPDRAEAQLVCERGLRAMEERGIESIRLYAHAAVFHAQSDMEAAERYLDKIVRVMRAGGGQHEDPAQTVCFLLESAREMHKPAFVKYIQEMAAMLPHIDADLQEQLAEANRVVEIESLMEHGFPSLFHDLFATLNNDCDCEQCKLNLVAMEAHILAEKNAYRSKLLRLRKEYPHLYALHADFFNQVLHTRDTQKLLYWRMKILTKEGWDLAEFDDNEESGPPTPTQTVRRTGPKIGRNDPCPCGSGKKYKKCCGQ
- the grpE gene encoding nucleotide exchange factor GrpE gives rise to the protein MFDFKRALTMLLEQETRPLPENEFAEIALDGQRTLTSLRKKQSELSMQVEEIYDIVGNMDTTALQDAMRSEKRRADALADAVVGLCDILEDFCAYARDSGDAGLDKQAWMMWRNSGSLLERYGFVRLGADGQPLDPEIHTVRSAVVSSVPREHVARVLQSGYRYLGAVVRKAVVILSKGMGDKTDE